A region from the Flexibacter flexilis DSM 6793 genome encodes:
- a CDS encoding DUF1987 domain-containing protein yields the protein MELLQIEPTYCTPHVNFGEEAGMLSISGCSYSEDAVAFYRPLFAWIDQYKANPQVQTEIKIYFKYFNTASAKCVYEIMAKLSAVCSETNKLKIIWCYAADDEDIKQAGIDFSEILQLPFEFISIDDTNDDEQQNLINGSV from the coding sequence ATGGAATTGCTACAAATAGAACCTACGTATTGTACACCACACGTTAATTTTGGCGAGGAGGCAGGTATGCTTAGTATTTCGGGCTGCTCGTATAGCGAAGATGCCGTGGCTTTTTATCGTCCGCTTTTTGCTTGGATAGACCAGTACAAAGCAAATCCACAGGTGCAAACCGAGATAAAAATTTATTTTAAATATTTTAATACGGCTTCTGCTAAGTGTGTGTACGAGATAATGGCTAAGTTGTCAGCAGTTTGTTCCGAAACGAATAAATTAAAAATTATTTGGTGCTATGCCGCTGATGATGAAGATATTAAACAGGCTGGTATAGATTTTAGCGAAATTTTACAACTGCCCTTTGAATTTATTTCCATCGACGATACTAATGACGATGAGCAACAAAATCTTATCAATGGAAGTGTTTAA
- a CDS encoding DUF4293 domain-containing protein → MIQRIQSLLLLGVALCMGAAVGFDVWTKGSTTQEATVSAFVLRHQTVVASGNPQILLEKNVWYIAALYLVSALLAIATIFLYKNRKQQMMVCAVNSLLMTAALAAALFTTKEAELLFEPQRLGSYGMAVYIPLVAMLLNLVARRFIRRDDELVRSADRLR, encoded by the coding sequence ATGATTCAAAGAATACAATCTCTGTTGCTTTTGGGCGTGGCTCTTTGTATGGGTGCGGCTGTGGGCTTTGATGTCTGGACGAAAGGCAGCACTACACAAGAAGCGACGGTTTCGGCTTTTGTGCTTCGCCATCAGACGGTAGTGGCGTCGGGCAACCCTCAAATTTTATTAGAAAAAAACGTGTGGTACATTGCCGCACTCTATCTCGTGTCGGCACTTTTGGCCATCGCTACTATCTTTTTGTACAAGAATCGCAAACAACAAATGATGGTTTGTGCGGTTAATTCCTTGCTCATGACGGCGGCTTTGGCTGCGGCTTTGTTCACGACCAAAGAAGCCGAATTGCTTTTCGAACCGCAACGTTTGGGAAGCTACGGCATGGCGGTTTACATTCCGTTGGTGGCCATGTTGCTCAACTTGGTGGCACGTCGTTTCATTCGTCGCGATGACGAATTGGTGCGTTCGGCAGACCGTTTGCGCTAA